The Salicibibacter halophilus DNA window GGTTTGGCGCAAAGCCTTGAAGAAAACAACATCGGGGTCGTCATCCTTGGCCCTTACGATGATATTCGTGAAGGAGAAGAAGTTAAGCGTACCGGAAGAATCATGGAAGTTCCCGTCGGCGAAGAACTTCTCGGCCGGGTGGTAAACCCTCTTGGACAACCTTTGGACGGACAAGGGAACATGGGCACGACAAAAACGCGTCCGATCGAAAGTCCGGCACCTTCGGTCATGGATCGTAAATCCGTAGAAGAGCCATTGCAAACCGGGACTAAAGCCATTGACGCAATGGTTCCCATCGGCCGCGGACAGAGAGAGTTAATTATCGGTGACCGTCAAACCGGGAAAACATCGATAGCGATCGACACGATATTGAATCAAAAAGAAGAAGACGTGATTTGCATTTATGTCGCTATTGGACAGAAAAAATCAACCGTTGCTCAACTCGTAGAAACGTTTCGGCAAAAAGGCGCGTTGGACTATACGATCGTTGTAGCGGCAAACGCTTCTGACCCGGCACCATTATTATATCTCGCTCCGTATGCAGGTGCGTCCATGGGCGAAGAATTCATGTATAACGGCAAGCACGTCCTCGTCGTCTATGACGATTTGACAAAACAGGCTGCTGCCTACCGTGAGCTATCCCTTTTGCTTCGTCGCCCGCCGGGACGTGAAGCATATCCTGGGGACGTTTTCTATTTGCACTCTCGTCTCTTGGAAAGAGCGGCAAAGTTAAATGATGAGAAAGGCGGGGGTTCACTGACCGCACTGCCGTTTATTGAAACGCAAGCGGGTGATATCTCCGCGTATATCCCCACAAACGTGATTTCCATTACCGACGGCCAAATTTTCTTGGAGTCCGGACTCTTCAACTCTGGTCAGCGACCGGCCGTGAACGCCGGGGCATCCGTATCCCGTGTTGGCGGTTCAGCACAGTTGAAGGCCATGAAAAAAGTCGCCGGTACACTACGGCTCGATTTGGCATCTTACCGTGAATTAGCGTCCTTTGCACAATTTGGATCGGAACTGGACAAATCGACGCAAGAAAAGTTAAACCGCGGCGAACGAACGATGGAATTGCTGAAACAAGATTTAAATCAACCACTGCCGGTGGAATATCAAGTTTCCATCATTTATGCACTCGTCAACGGGTTCGTGGACGATATCCCTGTACAAGACGTTCGCCGTTTTGAAAAAGAACTGTACACTTACATGCAACAAAACAATAAACAAGTGCTTGATCACATTCGCCAAAAAGGTACGCTTCCGGAAAAAGAAGATTTTGACAAAGCGATTGCAGACTTTAAACAAATCTTCCATCCTTCCGATGAATAAAGATCGATGTGAAAAGGTGGTGAATCGACAATGGCTTCACTCCGTGAAATAAAAAGTCGAATCGGCTCGACGAAAAATATGAAGCAGATCACAGGTGCGATGCAGATGGTCGCGGCTTCCAAACAATCGAGAGCTCAAGGGAGATCTCAAGCTTATGAACCCTACATGAATAAAATCAAGGAAGTCGTGGCCAATATCGCCATGGGAGATAATGATGCCAGCCACCCGATGATGGAAAAGCGCGAGGTTAAAAAAACCGGCTACATCGTCGTCACATCGGACCAGGGATTGGCAGGCGGTTATAACTCCAACCTGATGCGGGGTTTGCGGCAGACCATCGCAGAACGGCATCAATCCACAGAGGAATACGAAATAATTGTGATCGGGAAAATTGGCCGAGATTTAGTGAAACGATTGCAATTTCCGATGGAAATGGAATACACGGGTATGTCGGATAACCCATCATTCGATGAGGTGAAAACAATCACCCGGAAGGCTGTAGGAATGTTTGAGGACGAGAGCATTGACGAACTGTACGTGTGGTACAACCATTTCGTGAACACCATGCGCCAGGATGTGACGGAAACAAAGCTCTTGCCTTTAACGGAT harbors:
- the atpG gene encoding ATP synthase F1 subunit gamma, with product MASLREIKSRIGSTKNMKQITGAMQMVAASKQSRAQGRSQAYEPYMNKIKEVVANIAMGDNDASHPMMEKREVKKTGYIVVTSDQGLAGGYNSNLMRGLRQTIAERHQSTEEYEIIVIGKIGRDLVKRLQFPMEMEYTGMSDNPSFDEVKTITRKAVGMFEDESIDELYVWYNHFVNTMRQDVTETKLLPLTDLADEFEETTGATTNYEYEPSENVILERLLPQYAESLIYGALLDAKAAEFAARMTAMKAASDNADNLLDELQLAYNRARQAAITQEITEIVGGAAALE
- the atpA gene encoding F0F1 ATP synthase subunit alpha translates to MSIKPDEISSLLKEQIDDFQSQVDVSEVGTIIEIGDGIARVHGLSNAMSGELLEFANGVMGLAQSLEENNIGVVILGPYDDIREGEEVKRTGRIMEVPVGEELLGRVVNPLGQPLDGQGNMGTTKTRPIESPAPSVMDRKSVEEPLQTGTKAIDAMVPIGRGQRELIIGDRQTGKTSIAIDTILNQKEEDVICIYVAIGQKKSTVAQLVETFRQKGALDYTIVVAANASDPAPLLYLAPYAGASMGEEFMYNGKHVLVVYDDLTKQAAAYRELSLLLRRPPGREAYPGDVFYLHSRLLERAAKLNDEKGGGSLTALPFIETQAGDISAYIPTNVISITDGQIFLESGLFNSGQRPAVNAGASVSRVGGSAQLKAMKKVAGTLRLDLASYRELASFAQFGSELDKSTQEKLNRGERTMELLKQDLNQPLPVEYQVSIIYALVNGFVDDIPVQDVRRFEKELYTYMQQNNKQVLDHIRQKGTLPEKEDFDKAIADFKQIFHPSDE